From one Streptomyces sp. N50 genomic stretch:
- a CDS encoding ricin-type beta-trefoil lectin domain protein — protein sequence MSGKNSPQHQAATGGAEPTPAPDTTAGGAPETEATALPPTSGETTAAGTGAPETAAKAEAALTPPAQPAAAAQLPTAEAAVGTDGGAAPEAAPDTHADPDPGPEALAGAAAAASASESGSGSGTGEGTAAAAPAFGRPSRGLLAGAAIAGALLIGVPFLVSGLLGKSSSDSKPSDQVADAGTVLNGATTDSGAGAYGSASPDPTSAKPTPSHPSGGKDNKAKSGAGAAAAGAGSGAGVIAGSSAEAPKKASSGGSSKKTTTTKVTATKTVVAAPGTTIYSHASNKCIEMVGHKGADGSPLQINSCTGKNWQKWDFRSDGTIRSMGLCMDVAWGSSANGAVIQIAVCSGNPAQQFRLNSSNDLVNPQANKCVDVKDQGTANGTRLQLWDCNGQDNQKWSTR from the coding sequence ATGTCCGGCAAGAACAGCCCGCAGCACCAGGCAGCGACGGGCGGGGCGGAGCCCACTCCGGCCCCGGACACCACCGCGGGCGGCGCCCCCGAGACCGAGGCGACGGCCCTCCCGCCGACCAGCGGCGAGACGACGGCCGCCGGTACCGGCGCCCCGGAGACCGCGGCGAAGGCGGAAGCGGCGCTCACGCCTCCCGCGCAGCCCGCCGCGGCGGCCCAACTCCCCACCGCGGAAGCCGCCGTAGGCACCGACGGGGGAGCCGCCCCCGAAGCCGCACCCGACACCCACGCCGACCCCGACCCGGGCCCCGAAGCCCTGGCCGGAGCGGCGGCGGCCGCATCCGCATCCGAATCCGGATCCGGTTCGGGCACCGGTGAAGGCACCGCCGCCGCGGCCCCCGCCTTCGGCCGCCCCTCCCGAGGTCTGCTCGCCGGAGCCGCGATAGCCGGCGCGCTGCTGATCGGTGTGCCGTTCCTGGTGTCCGGGCTGCTCGGCAAGTCGAGTTCGGACAGCAAGCCGTCGGACCAAGTGGCCGACGCGGGAACGGTGTTGAACGGAGCGACGACGGACAGCGGCGCGGGCGCCTACGGTTCGGCCAGCCCGGACCCGACCTCGGCGAAGCCGACCCCCTCGCACCCGAGCGGCGGCAAGGACAACAAGGCGAAGAGCGGCGCGGGAGCGGCGGCCGCCGGTGCCGGTTCCGGTGCCGGAGTGATCGCGGGCAGTTCCGCCGAGGCCCCCAAGAAGGCGTCCTCCGGCGGGAGTTCGAAGAAGACCACCACGACCAAGGTCACCGCCACCAAGACGGTGGTCGCCGCGCCCGGCACCACCATCTACAGCCATGCCTCCAACAAGTGCATCGAGATGGTGGGTCACAAGGGCGCCGACGGTTCACCGCTGCAGATCAACAGCTGCACCGGCAAGAACTGGCAGAAGTGGGACTTCCGTTCGGACGGCACGATCCGCTCCATGGGCCTGTGCATGGACGTCGCCTGGGGCTCGTCGGCGAACGGCGCGGTGATCCAGATCGCGGTGTGCAGCGGCAACCCGGCCCAGCAGTTCCGCCTCAACTCCAGCAACGACCTGGTCAATCCGCAGGCCAACAAGTGCGTGGACGTCAAGGACCAGGGAACCGCCAACGGCACCCGGCTCCAGCTCTGGGACTGCAACGGCCAGGACAACCAGAAGTGGAGCACCCGCTGA
- a CDS encoding helix-turn-helix domain-containing protein — MADDYLVRIGKLIRDARQHRGWTQTQLAEALGTSQSAVNRIERGNQNISLEMIARIGEALDSEIVSLGYAGPMHLRVVGGRRLSGAIDVKTSKNACVALLCASLLNKGRTVLRRVARIEEVYRLLEVLGSIGVRTRWINDGVDLEIVPPAELEMESIDAEAARRTRSIIMFLGPLLHRMDSFKLPYAGGCDLGTRTIEPHMIALRRFGLDIAATEGLYHAQVDRAVSPDRPIVLTERGDTVTENALLAAARHESVTVIRNASSNYMVQDLCFFLEALGVKVEGIGTTTLTVHGVPTIDVDVDYSPSEDPVEAMSLLAAAVVTESELTVRRVPIEFLEIELAVLEEMGLDHDRTPEYVADNGRTRLVDLTVRPSKLEAPIDKIHPMPFPGLNIDNVPFFAAIAAVAQGQTLIHDWVYDNRAIYLTDLNRLGGRLQLLDPHRVLVEGPTRWRAAEMMCPPALRPAVVVLLAMMAAEGTSVLRNVYVINRGYEDLAERLNSIGAQIEIFRDI, encoded by the coding sequence ATGGCAGACGACTACCTCGTACGTATCGGCAAGCTCATCCGTGACGCCCGGCAACATCGGGGCTGGACACAGACGCAGCTCGCCGAGGCGCTCGGCACCAGTCAGAGCGCCGTCAATCGCATCGAGCGCGGCAACCAAAACATCAGCCTTGAGATGATCGCTCGAATCGGTGAAGCCCTGGACAGCGAGATCGTCTCTCTGGGCTACGCCGGTCCGATGCATCTGAGGGTGGTCGGCGGGCGCCGGCTGTCCGGCGCGATCGATGTGAAGACCAGCAAGAACGCGTGCGTGGCACTGCTGTGCGCCTCGCTCCTCAACAAGGGGCGCACAGTGCTGCGCCGGGTCGCGCGGATCGAGGAGGTGTACCGCCTTCTGGAGGTACTCGGCTCCATCGGCGTCCGCACCCGCTGGATCAACGACGGTGTCGACCTGGAGATCGTGCCGCCGGCCGAGCTGGAGATGGAGTCGATCGACGCGGAGGCAGCCCGCCGGACCCGCTCGATCATCATGTTCCTCGGCCCGCTGCTGCACCGCATGGACAGCTTCAAGCTGCCGTACGCGGGCGGTTGCGACCTCGGTACGCGCACGATCGAGCCGCACATGATCGCGCTGCGCCGGTTCGGCCTGGACATCGCCGCGACCGAGGGGCTCTACCACGCGCAGGTCGACCGGGCCGTCTCCCCCGACCGGCCGATCGTGCTGACCGAGCGCGGCGACACCGTCACCGAGAACGCGCTGCTGGCCGCCGCCCGCCACGAGAGCGTCACGGTCATCCGCAACGCGTCCTCGAACTACATGGTCCAGGACCTGTGCTTCTTCCTGGAGGCGCTGGGCGTCAAGGTCGAGGGCATCGGCACCACCACGCTCACCGTGCACGGCGTGCCGACCATCGACGTCGACGTGGACTACTCCCCCTCCGAGGACCCGGTCGAGGCGATGAGCCTGCTGGCCGCCGCCGTCGTCACCGAGTCGGAGCTGACGGTCCGCCGGGTGCCCATCGAGTTCCTGGAGATCGAGCTCGCGGTCCTGGAGGAGATGGGCCTCGACCACGACCGCACGCCCGAGTACGTCGCGGACAACGGCCGTACGCGCCTGGTGGACCTCACGGTCCGGCCCTCCAAGCTGGAGGCGCCGATCGACAAGATCCACCCGATGCCGTTCCCCGGCCTGAACATCGACAACGTGCCGTTCTTCGCGGCCATCGCGGCGGTCGCGCAGGGCCAGACCCTCATCCACGACTGGGTCTACGACAACCGCGCGATCTACCTCACGGACCTCAACCGCCTCGGCGGCCGGCTCCAACTCCTAGACCCGCACCGGGTGTTGGTCGAGGGCCCGACCCGCTGGCGGGCCGCCGAGATGATGTGCCCGCCGGCGCTGCGGCCCGCCGTGGTCGTCCTGCTCGCGATGATGGCGGCGGAGGGCACGTCCGTGCTGCGCAACGTGTACGTCATCAACCGCGGTTACGAGGATCTGGCGGAGCGGCTCAACTCGATCGGGGCGCAGATCGAGATCTTCCGGGACATCTAG
- a CDS encoding DUF4236 domain-containing protein, which translates to MPLTFRKSFRVLPWLRLNINKGSLSFTTGGKRGPRYTRSTSGRRTTSMNLPGPFGWRKTRTKKDD; encoded by the coding sequence ATGCCGCTCACATTCCGCAAGAGCTTCCGGGTCCTTCCCTGGCTTCGGCTGAACATCAACAAGGGGTCCCTGTCGTTCACGACAGGTGGCAAGCGCGGCCCGCGCTACACGCGCAGCACCTCGGGGCGCCGTACGACATCGATGAACCTGCCCGGGCCGTTCGGATGGCGCAAGACGCGCACGAAGAAGGACGACTGA
- a CDS encoding class I SAM-dependent methyltransferase, translated as MTYLSPLGYLLGLEGAALLRGLREGSADQAFVEARTAGIRRLLDTPELAGAEGVTAVPGAISTADVYQDWAPHYDNPGNGMIDVEQPVVQRILDGLPIGVALDAACGTGRHTAHLHRLGHRVTGVDASPEMLARARERLPDVDLRQADLRQLPFPDSAVDTVVCALALTHVPELAVVLAEFARVLRPGGHLVISDAHVMSSYLRPTLPRRPGPDGRPTLLTEYHRPLSAYLTAALPLGFRVRQCEEPRRPRRSLDPGAAPDPLPTWMSWDLLHWDPEASAAALDDSPVAVVWHFQLEDDGEE; from the coding sequence GTGACCTATCTGAGCCCCCTCGGCTATCTGCTGGGACTTGAGGGCGCCGCCCTGCTGCGCGGCCTCAGGGAAGGAAGCGCCGACCAGGCCTTCGTCGAGGCCCGGACGGCCGGGATCCGCAGGCTGCTGGACACCCCGGAGCTCGCCGGTGCCGAAGGCGTCACGGCGGTCCCGGGCGCGATCAGTACGGCCGACGTCTATCAGGACTGGGCGCCGCACTACGACAACCCCGGCAACGGGATGATTGACGTCGAGCAGCCCGTCGTCCAGCGCATCCTGGACGGCCTGCCGATCGGCGTGGCACTGGACGCCGCGTGCGGCACCGGTCGGCATACGGCCCACCTGCACCGGCTCGGTCATCGGGTGACCGGTGTCGACGCCTCGCCGGAGATGCTCGCGCGGGCGCGGGAGCGACTGCCGGACGTCGATCTCCGCCAGGCCGATCTGCGTCAACTGCCGTTTCCCGACAGCGCGGTTGACACCGTCGTCTGCGCGCTCGCGCTGACCCACGTGCCCGAACTGGCCGTCGTACTGGCCGAGTTCGCGCGGGTGCTGCGGCCCGGCGGGCATCTCGTGATCTCGGACGCGCACGTCATGTCGTCCTATCTCAGGCCTACCCTCCCCCGGCGCCCCGGCCCGGACGGCCGCCCGACCCTGCTCACCGAGTACCACCGCCCGCTCAGCGCGTACCTCACGGCCGCCCTCCCCCTCGGCTTCCGGGTCCGGCAGTGCGAGGAGCCCCGCCGGCCGCGCCGCTCCCTCGATCCCGGCGCCGCCCCGGACCCGCTGCCGACCTGGATGTCCTGGGACCTCCTGCACTGGGATCCCGAAGCGTCCGCCGCCGCCCTGGACGACTCGCCGGTCGCCGTGGTCTGGCACTTCCAGCTCGAGGACGACGGGGAGGAGTGA
- a CDS encoding virginiamycin B lyase, which yields MPHRPIPPITEFPVSDSSAGPYGITCGPDRALWFTMVHHGRIGRLTPDGDVTSYQLDPASGGPSIITTGPDGALWFTEFRGHGIGRVTMTGDITSFPLPTPDAGPFGITAGPDEALWFTEANSDRIGRITPDGDVTEFPLPLSGAFPSAIVTGPDDRLWFTMNQANAIGAIAQDGHVTVHPLPAPDSAPVGITAGADGALWFVEIGAGRIGRITPDGKIDEFALPDRASRPHAITADDDGNCWFTEWGANRVGRITPDGRIDEHDLPTLSSEPHGITLGPDGAIWTALEIGTVARLGTTNTPSPRRS from the coding sequence ATGCCACACCGTCCGATCCCGCCGATCACGGAATTCCCCGTGTCCGACAGCAGCGCCGGCCCCTACGGAATCACCTGCGGCCCGGACCGCGCGCTCTGGTTCACGATGGTCCACCACGGCCGGATCGGCCGGCTCACCCCGGACGGCGACGTCACCTCCTACCAGCTCGACCCCGCTTCCGGCGGACCGTCGATCATCACCACAGGGCCCGACGGCGCTCTGTGGTTCACCGAGTTCCGCGGCCACGGGATCGGGCGTGTCACCATGACCGGAGACATCACCTCGTTCCCGCTGCCGACCCCGGACGCCGGGCCGTTCGGCATCACCGCCGGCCCCGACGAAGCCCTGTGGTTCACCGAGGCGAACTCCGACCGCATCGGCCGCATCACGCCCGACGGCGACGTCACCGAGTTCCCTCTCCCGCTCTCGGGAGCCTTCCCGTCGGCCATCGTCACCGGCCCGGACGACCGGCTGTGGTTCACGATGAACCAGGCGAACGCGATCGGCGCCATCGCGCAGGACGGCCACGTCACCGTCCACCCGCTGCCCGCACCGGACAGTGCCCCGGTCGGTATCACCGCCGGCGCCGACGGTGCCCTGTGGTTCGTCGAGATCGGCGCCGGCCGGATCGGCCGGATCACGCCGGACGGGAAGATCGACGAATTCGCGCTGCCCGACCGCGCCTCACGCCCCCACGCCATCACGGCGGACGACGACGGAAACTGCTGGTTCACCGAATGGGGAGCCAACCGCGTCGGCCGGATCACCCCTGACGGCCGGATCGACGAACACGACCTCCCCACCCTGTCCTCCGAGCCGCACGGCATCACCCTGGGACCGGACGGCGCCATCTGGACGGCCCTGGAGATCGGCACGGTCGCCCGACTCGGCACCACCAACACCCCTTCGCCTCGCCGGAGTTGA
- the acnA gene encoding aconitate hydratase AcnA has translation MSANSFDARSTLQVGDESYEIFRLDKVEGSARLPYSLKVLLENLLRTEDGANITADHIRALGTWDSQAQPSQEIQFTPARVIMQDFTGVPCVVDLATMREAVRELGGDPAKINPLAPAELVIDHSVIADKFGTHEAFAQNVELEYGRNRERYQFLRWGQTAFDEFKVVPPGTGIVHQVNIEHLARTVMVRGGQAYPDTLVGTDSHTTMVNGLGVLGWGVGGIEAEAAMLGQPVSMLIPRVVGFKLTGELTPGTTATDLVLTITEMLRKHGVVGKFVEFYGEGVAATSLANRATIGNMSPEFGSTAAIFPIDDETLKYLRLTGRDEQQVALVEAYAKEQGLWLDPAAEPDFSEKLELDLATVVPSIAGPKRPQDRIVLANASEQFKSDVRNYVSDDDEAGKESFPASDSPAASNGVPSNPVTVTAPDGSTYELDHGAVTVAAITSCTNTSNPYVMVAAALVAKKAVEKGLTRKPWVKTTLAPGSKVVTDYFDKAGLTPYLDKVGFNLVGYGCTTCIGNSGPLPEEVSKAVNDHDLAVTSVLSGNRNFEGRINPDVKMNYLASPPLVVAYALAGSMKVDITKDALGVDQDGKPVYLEDIWPTEAEVNDVVANSIGEDMFNKSYADVFAGDAQWQALPIPEGNTFEWDAQSTYVRKPPYFEGMTMETTPVSDIAGARVLAKLGDSVTTDHISPAGAIKADTPAGKYLTEHGIERRDFNSYGSRRGNHEVMIRGTFANIRLRNQVAPGTEGGFTRDFTQADAPVSFIYDASRNYIEQGIPLVILAGKEYGSGSSRDWAAKGTALLGVKAVIAESYERIHRSNLIGMGVVPLQYPAGQTAESLGLTGEESFSVAGITELNDGTTPSTVKVTTDTGVEFDAVVRIDTPGEADYYRNGGILQYVLRNLIRN, from the coding sequence GTGTCGGCGAACAGCTTCGACGCCCGCAGCACGCTGCAGGTGGGCGACGAGTCGTACGAGATCTTCCGCCTGGACAAGGTGGAGGGCTCGGCCCGGCTCCCCTACAGCCTTAAGGTCCTGCTGGAGAATCTGCTCCGCACCGAGGACGGCGCGAACATCACCGCCGACCACATCCGCGCCCTCGGCACCTGGGACTCGCAGGCCCAGCCGTCGCAGGAGATCCAGTTCACGCCCGCCCGCGTGATCATGCAGGACTTCACCGGCGTGCCCTGCGTGGTGGACCTCGCGACCATGCGTGAGGCCGTGAGGGAGCTGGGCGGCGACCCGGCGAAGATCAACCCCCTCGCGCCGGCCGAGCTGGTCATCGACCACTCCGTCATCGCGGACAAGTTCGGCACCCACGAGGCGTTCGCGCAGAACGTCGAGCTGGAGTACGGCCGCAACCGCGAGCGCTACCAGTTCCTGCGCTGGGGCCAGACCGCGTTCGACGAGTTCAAGGTCGTCCCGCCGGGCACCGGCATCGTCCACCAGGTCAACATCGAGCACCTCGCCCGTACGGTCATGGTCCGAGGCGGCCAGGCCTACCCCGACACCCTGGTCGGCACCGACTCGCACACCACCATGGTCAACGGCCTCGGTGTGCTGGGCTGGGGCGTCGGCGGCATCGAGGCCGAGGCCGCGATGCTCGGCCAGCCGGTCTCCATGCTCATCCCGCGCGTCGTCGGCTTCAAGCTCACGGGCGAGCTGACCCCGGGCACCACCGCCACGGACCTCGTGCTGACCATCACCGAGATGCTCCGCAAGCACGGCGTCGTCGGCAAGTTCGTCGAGTTCTACGGCGAGGGCGTCGCCGCCACCTCCCTCGCGAACCGCGCCACCATCGGCAACATGTCGCCGGAGTTCGGTTCCACCGCCGCGATCTTCCCGATCGACGACGAGACCCTGAAGTACCTGCGCCTGACCGGCCGCGACGAGCAGCAGGTCGCGCTCGTCGAGGCGTACGCCAAGGAGCAGGGCCTCTGGCTCGACCCGGCCGCCGAGCCCGACTTCTCCGAGAAGCTGGAGCTCGACCTCGCCACGGTCGTCCCCTCGATCGCCGGCCCGAAGCGCCCGCAGGACCGCATCGTCCTCGCGAACGCCTCCGAGCAGTTCAAGAGCGACGTACGCAACTACGTGTCCGACGACGACGAGGCGGGCAAGGAGTCCTTCCCGGCCTCCGACTCCCCGGCCGCCAGCAACGGGGTGCCGAGCAACCCGGTCACCGTCACGGCCCCCGACGGCTCCACGTACGAGCTCGACCACGGCGCGGTCACCGTCGCGGCCATCACCTCCTGCACCAACACCTCGAACCCGTACGTCATGGTCGCCGCCGCGCTGGTGGCCAAGAAGGCGGTCGAGAAGGGCCTGACCCGCAAGCCGTGGGTCAAGACCACCCTCGCCCCGGGCTCCAAGGTCGTCACCGACTACTTCGACAAGGCGGGGCTCACCCCCTACCTCGACAAGGTCGGCTTCAACCTCGTCGGCTACGGCTGCACCACCTGCATCGGCAACTCGGGCCCGCTGCCCGAGGAGGTCTCCAAGGCCGTCAACGACCATGACCTGGCCGTGACTTCGGTGCTCTCCGGCAACCGCAACTTCGAGGGCCGGATCAACCCGGACGTCAAGATGAACTACCTGGCGTCCCCGCCGCTGGTCGTCGCGTACGCCCTCGCGGGCTCCATGAAGGTGGACATCACCAAGGACGCGCTCGGCGTCGACCAGGACGGCAAGCCGGTCTACCTGGAAGACATCTGGCCGACCGAGGCCGAGGTCAACGACGTCGTCGCGAACTCCATCGGCGAGGACATGTTCAACAAGTCCTACGCCGACGTCTTCGCGGGCGACGCCCAGTGGCAGGCGCTGCCCATCCCGGAGGGCAACACCTTCGAGTGGGACGCCCAGTCGACCTACGTCCGCAAGCCCCCGTACTTCGAGGGCATGACGATGGAGACCACCCCGGTCTCGGACATCGCCGGCGCCCGCGTCCTGGCCAAGCTCGGTGACTCGGTCACCACCGACCACATCTCGCCCGCCGGTGCCATCAAGGCCGACACCCCGGCCGGCAAGTACCTCACCGAGCACGGCATCGAGCGGCGTGACTTCAACTCCTACGGCTCCCGCCGAGGCAACCACGAGGTCATGATCCGCGGCACCTTCGCCAACATCCGCCTGCGCAACCAGGTCGCGCCGGGCACCGAGGGCGGCTTCACGCGTGACTTCACGCAGGCCGACGCCCCCGTGTCGTTCATCTACGACGCCTCGCGCAACTACATCGAGCAGGGCATCCCGCTGGTCATCCTGGCCGGCAAGGAGTACGGCTCCGGCTCGTCCCGCGACTGGGCCGCCAAGGGCACCGCGCTCCTCGGCGTCAAGGCCGTCATCGCCGAGTCCTACGAGCGCATCCACCGCTCGAACCTCATCGGCATGGGCGTCGTCCCGCTCCAGTACCCGGCGGGCCAGACCGCCGAGTCCCTCGGCCTGACCGGCGAGGAGTCCTTCTCCGTCGCCGGCATCACCGAGCTGAACGACGGCACCACTCCGAGCACGGTCAAGGTCACCACCGACACTGGCGTGGAGTTCGACGCGGTCGTCCGCATCGACACCCCCGGCGAGGCCGACTACTACCGCAACGGCGGCATCCTGCAGTACGTGCTGCGCAACCTGATCCGCAACTAG
- a CDS encoding helix-turn-helix transcriptional regulator — protein sequence MVNTAQDSVRRTPAASPWAAVGVSAIDEVVYRAILQQPDAGAGGWALLTGTTPAELREACNRLLTLGLLQPPDSMGGLRAVDPRVAIRALIRRRETESELVAATAEEMATAYEAGLLREEPSRLIEVASGEGAIAARLEEMYARAEHEVCLFDTPPYLAPPAPQVDLQADLLKRGIVSRGIYAATALEDPNVLSRAWNMVELGEQARVLPSVPLKLLVVDGRRALLPLTSSAAGGYCAVVVWHSAVTEALQKLFELAWQQATPLGRPAGNGELSEDEQALTRLLAAGLKDEAVARHLGISLRTLRRRVSDLQERLGAASRFQLGMRAAQRGWL from the coding sequence ATGGTGAACACGGCACAGGATTCTGTACGGCGGACCCCTGCCGCGAGCCCTTGGGCAGCGGTGGGGGTCTCCGCCATCGACGAGGTGGTGTACCGGGCGATTCTCCAGCAGCCCGACGCGGGCGCGGGCGGCTGGGCGCTGCTGACCGGCACGACACCGGCCGAGCTGCGCGAGGCCTGCAACCGGCTGCTGACGCTGGGTCTGCTCCAACCGCCGGACTCCATGGGCGGGTTACGGGCGGTCGACCCGCGGGTGGCGATCCGTGCGCTGATCCGGCGGCGCGAGACCGAGTCCGAACTGGTCGCCGCCACCGCCGAGGAGATGGCCACCGCGTACGAGGCGGGGCTGCTGCGCGAGGAGCCGTCCCGGCTGATCGAGGTCGCCTCCGGCGAGGGCGCCATCGCGGCCCGCCTGGAGGAGATGTACGCCCGCGCGGAGCACGAGGTGTGTCTCTTCGACACCCCGCCCTACCTCGCCCCGCCCGCACCGCAGGTGGACCTCCAGGCCGATCTCCTCAAGCGCGGGATCGTCTCGCGCGGCATCTACGCGGCGACCGCCCTGGAGGATCCGAACGTCCTGTCGCGTGCCTGGAACATGGTCGAACTCGGCGAGCAGGCCCGGGTGTTGCCGTCCGTGCCGCTCAAACTGCTGGTGGTCGACGGGCGTCGGGCCCTGCTCCCGCTGACCTCGTCGGCGGCGGGCGGCTACTGCGCCGTCGTCGTATGGCACTCGGCGGTGACCGAGGCCCTGCAGAAGCTCTTCGAGCTGGCCTGGCAGCAGGCGACTCCGCTCGGGCGGCCCGCCGGGAACGGTGAACTCTCCGAGGACGAGCAGGCGTTGACGCGGCTGCTGGCGGCCGGGCTGAAGGACGAGGCGGTCGCCCGCCATCTGGGGATCAGTCTGCGCACGCTGCGGCGACGGGTGAGCGACCTCCAGGAACGGCTCGGGGCGGCGAGCCGCTTCCAGCTCGGGATGCGGGCGGCGCAGCGGGGCTGGCTGTAG